From Tripterygium wilfordii isolate XIE 37 chromosome 13, ASM1340144v1, whole genome shotgun sequence, the proteins below share one genomic window:
- the LOC120013169 gene encoding receptor-like cytoplasmic kinase 176 isoform X1, with protein MGACYSGGIKAVSPFHTGFSSKNPSRDVVRYLSHSSSKASSGSIPQTPRSEGELLQSLNLKNFSFSELKTATRNFRPDSVLGEGGFGSVFKGWIDQHSLTAAKPGTGMVIAVKRLNQEGFQGHKEWLAEINYLGQLYHPNLVKLIGYCLEDEHRLLVYEFMPRGSMENHLFRTGGPYYQPLSWNLRIKIALGAARGLAFLHSAEAKVIYRDFKTSNILLDAKYNAKLSDFGLARDGPTGDKSHVSTRVMGTYGYAAPEYLATGHLTAKSDVYSFGVVLLELICGKRAIDKNRPSGQHNLVEWATPYLTNKRRLLHVIDAGLEGQYSLTQAQKVATLALLCLAIEPKSRPNMDEVVRELEQLQEPKDVTKSPKPPSKERRLTGHGLSSDGRTAYPRPSASPHYA; from the exons ATGGGAGCTTGCTACAGCGGTGGCATCAAGGCCGTGAGTCCTTTCCATACTG GGTTTAGTTCAAAAAACCCTAGCAGAGATGTTGTTAGATATTTGAGTCATTCAAGCAGCAAAGCCTCATCAGGTTCCATACCTCAGACTCCTCGGAGTGAGGGTGAGTTATTACAGTccctaaatttgaagaatttcagCTTCAGTGAGCTGAAGACGGCCACCAGAAACTTTCGCCCTGATAGTGTATTAGGAGAAGGTGGCTTTGGTTCAGTTTTCAAAGGATGGATTGATCAGCATTCACTTACTGCTGCTAAGCCTGGGACTGGTATGGTGATTGCCGTGAAGAGGCTCAACCAAGAAGGATTTCAGGGTCACAAGGAATGGCTG GCAGAGATAAACTATCTTGGGCAATTATATCATCCTAATCTTGTAAAGTTGATTGGTTACTGCTTAGAGGATGAGCATCGGCTTCTTGTTTATGAGTTCATGCCTCGGGGCAGCATGGAGAATCATCTCTTTAGAA CAGGAGGCCCTTACTACCAGCCACTCTCTTGGAACCTCCGAATAAAAATTGCTCTTGGTGCTGCTAGGGGGCTTGCTTTTCTTCACAGTGCTGAAGCTAAGGTCATTTATAGAGACTTCAAGACTTCTAATATTCTGCTCGATGCG AAGTACAATGCAAAACTTTCTGATTTTGGGTTGGCCAGGGATGGGCCAACTGGCGATAAGAGCCATGTCTCTACTAGGGTAATGGGAACTTATGGATATGCTGCTCCAGAATATCTGGCCACAG GTCATTTGACTGCCAAGAGTGATGTATACAGCTTTGGGGTTGTTCTCCTTGAATTGATATGCGGCAAACGAGCTATAGACAAGAACCGGCCATCTGGACAGCACAACCTGGTGGAATGGGCAACACCATACCTGACAAACAAACGTAGACTGCTTCATGTTATAGATGCCGGTCTTGAGGGCCAGTACTCTCTCACTCAGGCACAGAAGGTGGCAACCCTTGCACTTCTATGTCTAGCCATAGAACCCAAGTCCAGGCCAAACATGGATGAGGTGGTTAGAGAGTTGGAACAGCTTCAGGAACCAAAGGATGTAACGAAATCGCCAAAACCTCCTTCAAAAGAGCGTCGTTTGACTGGCCATGGCCTTTCTAGTGATGGGCGAACTGCTTATCCCCGGCCTTCAGCATCCCCACATTATGCTTAG
- the LOC120013169 gene encoding receptor-like cytoplasmic kinase 176 isoform X2, which produces MGACYSGGIKAVSPFHTGFSSKNPSRDVVRYLSHSSSKASSGSIPQTPRSEGELLQSLNLKNFSFSELKTATRNFRPDSVLGEGGFGSVFKGWIDQHSLTAAKPGTGMVIAVKRLNQEGFQGHKEWLAEINYLGQLYHPNLVKLIGYCLEDEHRLLVYEFMPRGSMENHLFRRGPYYQPLSWNLRIKIALGAARGLAFLHSAEAKVIYRDFKTSNILLDAKYNAKLSDFGLARDGPTGDKSHVSTRVMGTYGYAAPEYLATGHLTAKSDVYSFGVVLLELICGKRAIDKNRPSGQHNLVEWATPYLTNKRRLLHVIDAGLEGQYSLTQAQKVATLALLCLAIEPKSRPNMDEVVRELEQLQEPKDVTKSPKPPSKERRLTGHGLSSDGRTAYPRPSASPHYA; this is translated from the exons ATGGGAGCTTGCTACAGCGGTGGCATCAAGGCCGTGAGTCCTTTCCATACTG GGTTTAGTTCAAAAAACCCTAGCAGAGATGTTGTTAGATATTTGAGTCATTCAAGCAGCAAAGCCTCATCAGGTTCCATACCTCAGACTCCTCGGAGTGAGGGTGAGTTATTACAGTccctaaatttgaagaatttcagCTTCAGTGAGCTGAAGACGGCCACCAGAAACTTTCGCCCTGATAGTGTATTAGGAGAAGGTGGCTTTGGTTCAGTTTTCAAAGGATGGATTGATCAGCATTCACTTACTGCTGCTAAGCCTGGGACTGGTATGGTGATTGCCGTGAAGAGGCTCAACCAAGAAGGATTTCAGGGTCACAAGGAATGGCTG GCAGAGATAAACTATCTTGGGCAATTATATCATCCTAATCTTGTAAAGTTGATTGGTTACTGCTTAGAGGATGAGCATCGGCTTCTTGTTTATGAGTTCATGCCTCGGGGCAGCATGGAGAATCATCTCTTTAGAA GAGGCCCTTACTACCAGCCACTCTCTTGGAACCTCCGAATAAAAATTGCTCTTGGTGCTGCTAGGGGGCTTGCTTTTCTTCACAGTGCTGAAGCTAAGGTCATTTATAGAGACTTCAAGACTTCTAATATTCTGCTCGATGCG AAGTACAATGCAAAACTTTCTGATTTTGGGTTGGCCAGGGATGGGCCAACTGGCGATAAGAGCCATGTCTCTACTAGGGTAATGGGAACTTATGGATATGCTGCTCCAGAATATCTGGCCACAG GTCATTTGACTGCCAAGAGTGATGTATACAGCTTTGGGGTTGTTCTCCTTGAATTGATATGCGGCAAACGAGCTATAGACAAGAACCGGCCATCTGGACAGCACAACCTGGTGGAATGGGCAACACCATACCTGACAAACAAACGTAGACTGCTTCATGTTATAGATGCCGGTCTTGAGGGCCAGTACTCTCTCACTCAGGCACAGAAGGTGGCAACCCTTGCACTTCTATGTCTAGCCATAGAACCCAAGTCCAGGCCAAACATGGATGAGGTGGTTAGAGAGTTGGAACAGCTTCAGGAACCAAAGGATGTAACGAAATCGCCAAAACCTCCTTCAAAAGAGCGTCGTTTGACTGGCCATGGCCTTTCTAGTGATGGGCGAACTGCTTATCCCCGGCCTTCAGCATCCCCACATTATGCTTAG